GCCCCAGTCAACGGCGATGAAAGCGGGTTCGGACATTATAACAGGCCTCCGTCTACGATAATGGATTGCGCCGTGATGGCGCTCGATGCCGATGATGCGAGAAACAGGCACGGCCCGGAAAGATCGGCAGCGACGAGCGTGCGCTTCAGGCACTGCCGCGCCGTGGTGGCCGTAATGCCCTCATCCGTCAGCCACAGTTCCTTCTGCCGCTCCGTCACGATCATGCCCGGCAGGAGCGTGTTGACGCGGATATTTTCCGGCCCCAGCCTGCCGGCAAGGCTCTTGGTGAGACCGATAATGCCGGCTTTCGCCGCTGCATAGGAAGGCAACTCGCCCATGTTCAGCAAAAACGAGATAGACGAAAAATTGACGATCGAGGCATCCTTCGCCTGTCGCAGATGGGGAAGGGCAGCCTGAACCGTGAAGAACATCTGCTTGAGATTGACCGCCTGGTTGGCGTCCCAATAGGCCTCTGTGACGCTGTCGATGTCGTGACGGTCGTCCCAGGCGGCATTGTTGACCAGCACCTTGATGCCGCCGGTGGCGGAGGCGGCCATATCCACCGTACGCTTGATCGCGTCGATATCACTGAGGTCGGCCCTGAAATAATGGACCGGGTGAGGCACCGTCGCCGCAAGCCGCTCGACAAGCGCTATGCTCGGCTGTTCGGCGATGTCGATGAA
This window of the Agrobacterium fabrum str. C58 genome carries:
- a CDS encoding SDR family NAD(P)-dependent oxidoreductase, encoding MNEMTPMMQAQFPDLKDAGVLVTGGGSGIGASLVEAFAMQGAKVSFIDIAEQPSIALVERLAATVPHPVHYFRADLSDIDAIKRTVDMAASATGGIKVLVNNAAWDDRHDIDSVTEAYWDANQAVNLKQMFFTVQAALPHLRQAKDASIVNFSSISFLLNMGELPSYAAAKAGIIGLTKSLAGRLGPENIRVNTLLPGMIVTERQKELWLTDEGITATTARQCLKRTLVAADLSGPCLFLASSASSAITAQSIIVDGGLL